The DNA segment AGTCACTTAACCATACAACCCCAAAAAGTCTTGCAACTTCAAGAATGTCCGGAGACTAATCCGAACTAAGTTATAGGTCTGACATTTTCACGCATTCATAAGAATGTTGACATCTTCATGTCAAACCCACAGTAAACTGTGAGCCTTGAGTAAGAACTAATGACAACACGATAAGAGTTGCCATTAATAATGTTGAGCTGTTGTATAAAACAGCTCGGTTGATAAACAACAAGTTGTTTATCGTGGTAATTCGTTGAACGTTTATGATTGGAGGTCATAAACACGAATTACCGGGTTTAATATCAGCTTTCCAAATTGTTAAAGAGTACATTGATACGCACATTCGGTATCTATGTTGGTAAAAAACCAAATTTAAAACATCTTAAAAGATAATTTAAATTTGGTCTTTCTTGTGAAGAAGAGTAAGTAAATGGTGGAGCTAAGCAGGATCGAACTGCTGACCTCCTGCGTGCAAGGCAGGCGCTCTCCCAGCTGAGCTATAGCCCCATTGTTTTACCAATGGTAATTAGCGCTTTTTACAAGGCATGTTATGACGACGTTTAGTGTTTCTTAAACGAGTCATAATATAACGCAGTAAAAACGTTAATTTGGTAGGTCTGGGCAGACTTGAACTGCCGACCTCACCCTTATCAGGGGTGCGCTCTAACCAGCTGAGCTACAGACCTATCATGATGGGTCTGCAACTTAAGTAGTCACGACCTATACTTCTTCATCTTTCGTTATCATACAATTTGTGTGAACACTCGCAGAGCCTAAGCTCTCATTAAGTTGTCTACTTAAGGTAAGGAGGTGATCCAACCCCAGGTTCCCCTAGGGTTACCTTGTTACGACTTCACCCCAGTCATAAATCACAAAGTGGTAACCGTCCCCCCGAAGGTTAAACTAGCTACTTCTTTTGCAACCTACTCCCATGGTGTGACGGGCGGTGTGTACAAGGCCCGGGAACGTATTCACCGTGGCATTCTGATCCACGATTACTAGCGATTCCGACTTCACGGAGTCGAGTTGCAGACTCCGATCCGGACTACGACAGACTTTCTGGGATTCGCTCCACCTCGCGGTCTTGCTGCCCTCTGTATCTGCCATTGTAGCACGTGTGTAGCCCATCCCGTAAGGGCCATGATGACTTGACGTCGTCCCCACCTTCCTCCGGTTTATCACCGGCAGTCTCCTTAGAGTTCCCGACACTACTCGCTGGCAAATAAGGATAGGGGTTGCGCTCGTTGCGGGACTTAACCCAACATTTCACAACACGAGCTGACGACAGCCATGCAGCACCTGTCTCAGAGTTCCCGAAGGCACTAATCTATCTCTAGAAAATTCTCTGGATGTCAAGGGATGGTAAGGTTCTTCGCGTTGCATCGAATTAAACCACATGCTCCACCGCTTGTGCGGGCCCCCGTCAATTCATTTGAGTTTTAACCTTGCGGCCGTACTCCCCAGGCGGTCAACTTATCGCGTTAGCTGCGCTACCCACAGATCAAGTCTACAGACAGCTAGTTGACATCGTTTACGGCGTGGACTACCAGGGTATCTAATCCTGTTTGCTCCCCACGCTTTCGTGCCTCAGCGTCAGTATTTGTCCAGGTGGCCGCCTTCGCCACTGATGTTCCTTCCAATCTCTACGCATTTCACCGCTACACTGGAAATTCCACCACCCTCTACAATACTCTAGCTTGCCAGTTCAAAATGCAGTTCCAAGGTTGAGCCCTGGGCTTTCACATCTTGCTTAACAAACCGCCTACGCACGCTTTACGCCCAGTAATTCCGATTAACGCTCGCACCCTCCGTATTACCGCGGCTGCTGGCACGGAGTTAGCCGGTGCTTCTTCTGTTGCTAACGTCACAGCTAGCAGTTATTAACTACTAACCTTTCCTCACAACTGAAAGTGCTTTACAACCCGAAGGCCTTCTTCACACACGCGGCATGGCTGCATCAGGGTTCCCCCCATTGTGCAATATTCCCCACTGCTGCCTCCCGTAGGAGTCTGGGCCGTGTCTCAGTCCCAGTGTGGCTGATCATCCTCTCAAACCAGCTAGAGATCGTCGCCTTGGTAAGCCTTTACCTTACCAACTAGCTAATCTCACTTGGGCTAATCTATAGGCGAGAGGTCCGAAGATCCCCCCCTTTGGTCCGTAGACATTATGCGGTATTAGCAGTCGTTTCCAACTGTTGTCCCCCACCTAAAGGCATATTCCCAAGCATTACTCACCCGTCCGCCGCTCGACGCCAGAGTAGCAAGCTACCCTTCGTTTCCGCTCGACTTGCATGTGTTAAGCCTGCCGCCAGCGTTCAATCTGAGCCATGATCAAACTCTTCAATTAAAAAGTTGTTACATATGCATCGACAAGCGATGCTACTCAATGAATTCTGAATGTTTCGTCTAACCAGAAGCTGGTTAAACTAAAACGTACTAATTAACTTCATCGCTAAATAAAGATAATTAATTTGTTTGTGTGTTCATCATCATTAAGTGATTTTTGATACCGAGGTATCTATGTTGTAAATCAATCTTAATGTGAGTGCCCACACAAATTGCATGATAACTAATTGTTAAAGAACCGTTCTATTCGAACGAAGAGCTAATCGCATTCGTTAGTCTCTTTGTCTTCAAACTGGCTAGTAGCCTTGCCTGAAGCAGATGCGCATTCTACGCACCTCAGTGTTGAAGTCAACAGTTAATTTCAATAATTTCGAATTTAATTGTTGTTGTTTGTAACTCGGTAATCCTAACCGTAAACATTACAAACTATCTACACCACTTGCCGCTGGTTGCTCTGCAGTAACGTTGCCGTAACTTGTTGAGATTCCCTGTGGAAGTGGATGCGCATTTTAGGGATTTTTGCGCCGCCGTCAACACCTTTTTTCATTTAATTTAAATAAAATTGAATTTAGCTATTTATCGTTCAAATAACACACAACCATTAACACTTATTTAAACTAAGCGGCTAATTATTACTTTGCATGCTTAGCCTTCCCCAATTTACTTTTTCAAACTGGCTTTTTTATATGCAAATAAATTAACTCTAATCTGCTGTTATTATGTACTTTTTATTAGTTGTCCTTGCAGTTTGTTAAAATCTAGTTAACATAGGTTTTGATTAGACAAATTTCGACAACTATTAACAATAAAAATAATCAGGTATTAATCATGAAATCTCCACTTATCCTAACGTCAGCATTTATTGCAAGTGCATTAACCGTAGTTGGTTATCTAGTTTCAGACCAAATTGCACAAGTTAATGCTAACTCTATCTCTATAGGTTTATTTATTGGCGCAATCCTTAGCCCAATGATCATCAAACTAATGTCTGGTAAAGATAGCGGCTCTGGTGATGTAAAAACCCTTTACGTAGGTAACCTTCCATATAGAGCAAATGAATCAGCTGTTCGCAGTTTATTTTCTGAATACGGCTTAGTTCATTCAGTAAGACTGATGAAAGATAAGCAAACTGGCAAAAGAAGAGGTTTCGGTTTTGTTGAAATTGCAGCGTCTGATGCGAGTAATGCCATAAACTCTTTAAACGATACCGAATTTCAACAACGTACATTGAAGGTACGTGAAGCGAAAGAAAGACCAGAGCCAAACCAAGAATAATATTTATACTTTTTAAAAGAAAAGGGCCATTGAATTAACAATGGCCCTTTTTTTACATCAGGGATGATGGAATATAAAGTTGGTTTATACCAGCGCTTTAACTTTCACGAGCAATTGCACGGTAAGCGATGTCAGTTCTAAACTGAACATCTTTCCAACTGATTTGATTCAATAATTCATAGGCTGCTTGTTGTGCCGATGTTACAGTTTCACCTAATGCAGTTGCGCATAATACTCGCCCACCAGATGTTACTATATTACCGTCACTTTCAGCTGTACCGGCGTGAAATGTTTTACGGTCAGTTAATGTATTTATTTCTAAACCTGAAATAACTTCACCTTTACCATATGAACCAGGATAACCACCAGCGGCTAAAACAACGCCAACGGCAGCACGTGGATCAAAGTCGATTGTTGCTTTATCTAACTCACCATTACAAGCAAGTAAACATAGCTCAACTAAATCTGATTGTAAGCGCATCATAATTGGTTGTGTTTCTGGATCACCAAAACGACAGTTATATTCAATCACATTTGGTGTCCCATCAGCTGCGATCATTAAACCAGCGTATAAAAACCCGGTATATGGTGCATCTTCATTAGCCATACCTTCAACCGTTGGCAGAATTACTTCATTCATGATGCGTTGGTGAATTTCAGCAGTAACAACTGGAGCAGGTGAATAAGCGCCCATACCACCAGTGTTTGGACCTTCATCATTATTGTAAGCACGTTTATGATCTTGGCTAGTTGCCATGGCCAATACATTTTTACCGTCTACCATAACAATAAAGCTAGCTTCTTCGCCTTCCAAGAACTCTTCAATCACAACGCGATGACCTGCGTCGCCAAATGCATTACCAGCCAACATGTCTTTAATTGCATCTTCAGCTTCTTGAAGAGTCATAGCAACAATAACACCTTTACCTGCTGCTAGACCGTCTGCTTTAACAACAATTGGTGCACCTTGCTGACGTACGTATGCAATTGCTGGTTCAATTTCAGTAAAGTTTTCATAACTTCCAGAAGGAATATTATTACGTGCTAAGAAATCTTTAGTGAAAGACTTTGAACCTTCAAGTTGTGCGGCTTTAGCACTTGGACCAAAAATAGCAAGACCTTGAGCCTGGAAAGCATCCACTACACCATCAACTAATGGCTGCTCTGGTCCTACAATTGTTAAAGCTACGTTGTGCTCTTTTGCAAAAGCAATTAAGCCTTGGGTATCGTCACTAGAAACTGCGATGTTTTCTAGTTTTGATTCCGTTGCAGTACCTGCATTACCAGGTGCTACAAAGACTTTATTTACAGAGCTAGATTGTGCGGCTTTCCATGCAAGTGCATGTTCTCGACCACCACTACCAATTACTAAAACGTTCATTCATTTTTCCTAACTGAAATATAAAGCGGCTATTTTGCCGGCTTTACAAATTTTAATGTCATGCGATCACTTTCGCCAATGGCCAAGTATTTCGCTTTATCTTGTTCACCCAATCGTAATACAGGCGGTAATGTCCACACACCTTTAGCGTGATCAGCCGTATCTTTAGGGTTTGCGTTTATTTCACTGCTTGCTGCCAATTCAAAACCTGCAGCCTTAGCTAAATCAACGGTTAATTGCTGTGGGAAGTAACCACTTTTGCCATTTTTTTCTAAGCTTTGTGAGGTTGGCATTCTGTGTTCTACAACACCTAAAACACCACCTGGTTTTAACGCTTTGAAACTATCGGCAAAAATTTGCTTTACACCGTCAACTTTCCAATTATGCAAATTACGAAATGTAAGTACCATATCGGCACTGCCGGCAGGAGCAATATCACTCGCTACGCGTGGAGTAAAGTTGGTTAACTCGACTTCACTAAAAACTTCATTTGTTGCTAACTTCGCTTCCAGCTTACGACGAGACTTACTGTAATAGTTATCTTCACCAGTATCTGGGTAATGGGCTCCATAAAGCTTACCAGTCCCCTTTAAAGCCGGAGCTAAAATTTCAGTATACCAACCACCACCAGGTGCAATTTCAACAACTGTCATGGTAGATTTAAAACCAAAAAAAACTAGTGTTTCTTCAGGATGGCGATACATATCACGAGCTTTATTTTTATCACTGCGATGTTCGCCAGCGATTGCTTGCTCTAATTGAGTAGGTGCATGTGCATTAGCCGTTGTTGCAGCCAAAAGTGAAGTAGCTAGAATTGCTGTAGTGAGTAAAGATTTCATATTTTTCATTATTATATCCCTTAAGATTATTTTGCTAGATATGTTATAGCAGAAATAATCATATTAAGGGATAGTAAAAATATTTTCTAACAAAACAAGAGCAAATAAATTTGCTCTTGTTTTGGATTATTAGTGACGGAAGTGACGCATTCCAGTGAAGACCATAGCAATGCCATGTTCATCAGCTGCAGCAATAACTTCGTTATCACGCATAGAGCCACCTGGTTGGATTACCGCAGTAATACCAGCTTCAGCGGCAGCATCTAAACCATCACGGAATGGGAAGAATGCATCCGAAGCCATAACTGAACCAGCAACTTCAAGGCCTTCATCGGCGGCTTTAATACCAGCAACTTTAGCAGAATAAACTCGGCTCATTTGGCCAGCGCCAACACCAATAGTCATATCGTTTTTAACGTAAACAATAGCGTTTGATTTAACAAACTTAGCAACTTTCCAACAGAATAATAAATCACTCATTTCTTGTTCAGAAGGTTGACGTTTAGTTACTACAGTTAAGTCATCTAAACCAACCATGCCATTGTCACGATCTTGAACTAATAAACCGCCATTAACACGCTTTTGTTCTAAACCTGTAGTTTTAGTTGACCATTGACCACATTCTAATAAACGAACGTTAGGCTTAGCTGCAACAATTTGTGCGGCAGCAGCAGAAATGCTTGGTGCAATAATTACTTCAACGAACTGACGAGAAACAATAGCTTCTGCAGTATCAGCATCTAGTTCACGGTTAAAAGCAATAATGCCACCAAACGCTGACGTAGGATCTGTTTTAAACGCTTTTTCATAAGCGCCTAAAATGTTATCGCCTAACGCAACACCACAAGGGTTTGCATGTTTAACGATTACACAGGCAGGTTGCTCAAACTCTTTAACACATTCTAATGCAGAATCAGTATCGGCAATGTTGTTATAAGATAATGCTTTACCTTGAATTTGCGTAGCAGTAGAAACAGATGCTTCTTCAGGCTGTGCTTCAACATAAAAAGCTGCGTCTTGATGAGAGTTTTCACCGTAACGTAAATCTTGCTTTTTAATGTACTGGCTATTAATTGTGCGTGGGAACTTGCTAACGCTTTGTTCTTTATCATTGTAAGCCGGAAGCATTTTACCAAAGTAATTTGCGATCATACCGTCGTAACTGGCAGTGTGCTCATAAGCAGCAATTGCTAAGTCAAAACGAGTTTTATAGGTTAATGAACCGTTGTTATCAGCCATTTCAGCTAGAACACGGTCATAGTCTGATGCGTTCACAACAATCGTTACATCTTTATGATTTTTTGCCGCAGCACGAACCATAGTAGGTCCGCCAATATCGATATTCTCAATCGCATCTTCTAACGAACAATCTTCATTAGCAACAGTATTTGCAAATGGGTAAAGATTAACTACGACAATATCAATTGCTTGAATATTGTTTTCAGCCATTACCGCTTCATCCATATCACGACGAGCTAGAATTCCGCCGTGAACTTTAGGGTGAAGAGTTTTTACACGTCCATCCATAATTTCAGGATGACCTGTGTAATCTGAAACTTCAGTAACAGGGATGTTGTTTTCTGCTAATAATTTAGCTGTACCACCGGTAGATAAAAGATCTACACCTTGTGCCGATAATGCTTGAGCGAACTCAACAATGCCGGTTTTGTCAGAAACACTTAATAGAGCGCGTCTAATAGGGCGTGGAGTATCCATAGTTTTTCTTTACCTTGTATGCGTAATTTTAATTTAAAGTAATATTTTATGGTGAAATTATAAGCCCATAAAACAAGAAAGCACCCGAAGGTGCTTTATAGCAGGCGAACCTGCGTGTTTTTAGTTCATGCCGTATTTTTTAAGCTTCTTACGTAAAGTACCACGGTTGATACCTAGTAAGTTAGCAGCTCGAGTTTGGTTGCCTCGAGTGTATTGCATTACTTCTTCAAGCATAGGCGCTTCGATTTCTGATAATACAAGGTCATACATGTCATCAACATCGTTGCCGTTTAATTGTGATAAGTAGTTTTTAATTGCTACTTTAGCTTGGGTACGTAAAGGTGATGCCTTGGTCTGAGTTTGCAGGTCACCGATAACAAATGGAGAAGTAATATTTTGTTCAAACATAAAGTTCAGACTCTTTCTAAGTTAAATTATCAAAAAATATATTTAACGATTCAAGTTGCTCTAAAGGCTGCTCGAGACCATTAAATATGGAACGAAATTGTTTTCCTTGGTCAAGCGTTTGCATGTACCAAGATACGTGTTTACGAGCAATCCTTACGCCCATAAATTCACCATAAAATTTGTGCAGTTCTTGCACATGAGCCATTAATATAGCTCTGATCTCAGCCACGGCGGGAGGTGCTAAATGCTCACCAGTATTTAAAAAGTGATTAATCTCTCTAAATATCCATGGTCGACCCTGTGCTGCTCGGCCAATCATTATTGCATCGGCATTGGTATAATCTAATACCTGCTTTGCTTTTTCTGGGCTATTTACATCACCGTTAGCAATAACGGGAATATTCACAGCGCTTTTAATTGCCTTTATTGTGTCGTACTCAGCGTTACCTTTATAAAAGTCACATCGAGTACGGCCATGCACAGCTAACGCCTGAATTCCATTTGCCTCGGCGATTTTTGCTATTTCGACACCGTTTCGGGTATTTTCACACCAGCCAGTTCGAATTTTCAGTGTTACGGGTATTTCTACGGCTGCAACAACTGACTTTACTATTTGCTCTACTTGCTCTGGCGCTTTTAATAGTGCTGAGCCCGCAAGCTTTTTATTTACTTTTTTTGCAGGGCAGCCCATATTGATATCAATAATTTGAGCGCCGTGTTCTGCATTTACCTTAGCCGCAAAAGCCATTTCGTCGGGATCAGATCCAGCGATCTGTACCGAACGAATACCAGCTTCATCACTATGCTCAAGCCTTAACTTCGATTTACCTGAATTCCAAACCTTAGGGTTAGAAGACATCATCTCAGACACAGCCATACCCGCACCTAATTGACAACATAGCTGCCTGAAGGGTTGGTCTGTAATTCCTGCCATTGGAGCAAGGATCACATTATTGTTTAACTGATAAGAACCTATATTCACGTGATGCTTTTTTGAGCTACTGCTTAAAAGGGCGCTAAGTTTACGTGTTTTTTCTGATAAAGAAAAGCATATAAATTGAACAATTGTGTATTTTTTCGTAGTTTTTTATATTGACTTTTTTTTGAATCACATATGACAGAAAAAAAGGCGTTAAATAAGAATTATTTAACGCCTTTAAGATAAGTTTTTAGAAAGATTAGCTATTTATTATTAACGCCTGATAAGCGTACCCAATCTTCTTGTACTTTTATTGGGTCCATAGTACACCACTGGCCATAAATTCCTTGCAATTCATTGCCCTGTTCTTCAAGTATCCCAGATAAAGCAACCAGACCATCTTTTGCGACATAACCCATAATAACGGGAGCTAATTCACGAAGTGGCCCAGCTAAAATATTCGCCACTACAACATCAGCTTTTAATGTCGGCTGATCTTTCGGTAAAAACAACTCTAAACGGTCTTCAACACCATTGCGCTGTGCATTAGCTAAACTGGCTTGTAATGCTTGTGGGTCTATATCAATACCGATAACCTTTTTAGCGCCAAGTTTTAATGCAGCTAAAGATAATATGCCTGAGCCGCAACCAAAATCGACTACGACTTTATCGGTTAAATCTAATGAATCCAACCAAGTTAAGCATAATGCTGTTGTTGGGTGAGTACCGGTACCAAACGCTAATCCGGGATCTAACATCACGTTCACTGCATCTGGCTCTGGCACATCACGCCAGCTTGGGCAAATCCACAAGCGCTGGCCAAATTTCATTGGATGAAAATTATCCATCCATTCTCTTTCCCAATCTTTGTCTTCTAATTGCTCCAGCTTGTATTGCATGTCTTCTTTATCAGGATGAATACTTTTTAAATACGCAATTGCTCTATCCATGTCATGACTGGCATCAAACAGCCCCATAACAACGGTATTATTCCAATAAATTACTTCATCACCTGGTAATGGTTCATATATAGGTGTGTCTTGTGCATCTATAAATGTTACTGCTTGTGAGCCACAAGCCATTAACCAATCGCTGTACTTTTCAGCGGTTTCTTCATTTGCAGCTAAACGCAATTGTATCCAAGGCATTTTTAATCTCTAAAATAGTTAATTAGTTATAGTTTATCACTTATGAAGAATGTCGGTTATATGAAATTCAAATTACATCTGTGCAAATGATAAATTTAAGAAAAAATAATGATATGCTGAACAAAAATAAATTAAGGGCGACACACGTTGGATTACTTTCCTGTTTTCTTAGATGCTAAAAAACTCAATACCGTAGTGATAGGCGGAGGGAATGTTGCTGCAAGAAAAATAGAATTGTTATTAAAGACACCGGCGAGTATTACAATTGTTAGTCCGATAATAAAAGCGCCTGTAGCAAAACTGATCCAGCAGCATGATATTAAGTACATTGCTGAAACATATAACGAGCGTCATTTAAGCAATAAACAATTGGTTATTGCTGCAACCAACCTAAGAGATATCAATAAACAAATTGCAAAACATGCCACCGCAAAAGGAATGCTTTTGAATGTGGTTGATGACCCTGAGCTTTGTAATTATATAACTCCAGCAATAATCGATAGAAGTCCAATGATAGTTGCGCTTTCCAGTTCAGGCAGTGCGCCAATATTACTGCAAATGCTGAAACGTAAAATTGAAACAAACCTCCCTGCCAATTATGGGAAATTAGCTGAGTTTTGTGGCAAGTATCGATTGTTAGTTCAGCAGAAAATACAATCATTTGCGGAGCGTAAGAAATTTTGGCAACAAACCTTAGAGGGCGAAATCGCTCAGTTGATTATTAACAATGAAGATGAAAAAGCAGAGCAGCTTTTTCAAACGAGTTTTACCCAAGAGCAACCTAGCCAAGCGAGTAAACTCAGTATTATAGTTATCCACGATCAAAACCCAGATAATCTAACACTGAGAGCCTATCAACGATTACAAAGTGCCGATACAGTTATGTTAGCCGAAGATATTGCCAGCACTTTTTTCGATTTTGGTCGTCGCGATGCAGATAAACAGCAAGGCTATGATGCTAATTTAATTAAAGATCAATTAGCACAGAATAAAAACATAGCCTTGGTGGTAAATATTGAAATGGCCGAAATACAACAACAATGGCCAAACTCTTCACTGATTGTATGTGGTAAATGATTGTTAGCGGTTTTAAACGCTAGCGAGTTTACCAGATACAGGATTAGTGAATGACTATTGACTTACCTCTACCATTTTCTTCTGAGGCAGCGTCAAGAACGCCATCTTTTCTAGATATGAGCTGAACATCACCAAACTTACTTTGCTGAAAGTTGTAACCTAGTTTTTGCAAACTATCTAATGTGCGTTTATCTATGCCAGAGTAATGACGTATTTCATTTTCAGGCCAAAGCTGATGGTGAAATCTAGGTGTATTTACCGCTTGCTCAGCATTCATGTCAAACTCGACTACATTTAAAATAGACTGATAAACCGACGTGATGATAGTAGTACCGCCCGGAGAGCCAGTAACAAGTTTTACCTTATTATCTTTTAATAAAATGGTTGGCGTCATCGATGAAACCATACGTTTATTTGGCTGTATTTCATTAGCCTGCCCACCTATGGCACCATAAACATTAGCAACACCTGGCTTTACACTAAAATCATCCATTTCATCATTTAAGATAAAACCTGCACCTTCAACTATCACTCCACTACCAAAGGTATAATTAATTGTTGTGGTATTTGAAACCGCATTACCCCACTGATCAACAATAGAGAAATGGGTTGTATCTTCACTTTCTTTTAAGCCAGGCTCTATGCTTTCAGTAACAGATATTGCATTGGCTGAAATACCTTTAGCCCTACTTGTAATGTACCGTTCATTGATAAGCTGTGCTTGTGCAACGCTGACAAAGTCAGGGTCACCAATATATTCAGCTCTATCAGCAAATACTCGTTTACCAATTTCTGCCAATAAATGCATATATTGAGCTGAATTATGTTGTAACGTTGTAGTGTCAGGTTTAACCATGTCATACATTTTTAACCACTGTAAAATAGCAATACCGCCAGAGCTTGGTGGTGGTGCCGTGATAACTTGATACTCTCGCCATTGTTGTTGAATTGGAGTGCGCCAAATGGCTTTATACTCAGCTAAATCTGACATGCCAATTATGCCGCCATGTTCCTGCATAAATTTTGAGATTATTGTTGCTGTGTCGCCTTTGTAAAATCCATCTCGACCGCTTTTTGAAATACGCTTTAACGTTACCGCAAGCTCTGGCTGTTTAAATACCACTCCAGTTTTTGCGCTGGCAAAGTACTTGCCAAAATTTACATTCACGCCTTCCTCATTAAAGCTGTTAATGCGCCACTGAATATTTTCTTCTAATTTTGGGTGAACAACAAAACCCTGTTCAGCAAGGCTTATTGCTGGAGCGACGAGTTCTTGCCAAGGTTTAGAACCATATTTTTTATGGGCTTGCCACATACCATCAACCGTACCCGGTACAGCAGATGACAAAATTCCGTACAATGACTGATTTTCTATAACATTGCCGTGTTCATCA comes from the Thalassotalea nanhaiensis genome and includes:
- the purH gene encoding bifunctional phosphoribosylaminoimidazolecarboxamide formyltransferase/IMP cyclohydrolase — protein: MDTPRPIRRALLSVSDKTGIVEFAQALSAQGVDLLSTGGTAKLLAENNIPVTEVSDYTGHPEIMDGRVKTLHPKVHGGILARRDMDEAVMAENNIQAIDIVVVNLYPFANTVANEDCSLEDAIENIDIGGPTMVRAAAKNHKDVTIVVNASDYDRVLAEMADNNGSLTYKTRFDLAIAAYEHTASYDGMIANYFGKMLPAYNDKEQSVSKFPRTINSQYIKKQDLRYGENSHQDAAFYVEAQPEEASVSTATQIQGKALSYNNIADTDSALECVKEFEQPACVIVKHANPCGVALGDNILGAYEKAFKTDPTSAFGGIIAFNRELDADTAEAIVSRQFVEVIIAPSISAAAAQIVAAKPNVRLLECGQWSTKTTGLEQKRVNGGLLVQDRDNGMVGLDDLTVVTKRQPSEQEMSDLLFCWKVAKFVKSNAIVYVKNDMTIGVGAGQMSRVYSAKVAGIKAADEGLEVAGSVMASDAFFPFRDGLDAAAEAGITAVIQPGGSMRDNEVIAAADEHGIAMVFTGMRHFRH
- the prmA gene encoding 50S ribosomal protein L11 methyltransferase; translated protein: MPWIQLRLAANEETAEKYSDWLMACGSQAVTFIDAQDTPIYEPLPGDEVIYWNNTVVMGLFDASHDMDRAIAYLKSIHPDKEDMQYKLEQLEDKDWEREWMDNFHPMKFGQRLWICPSWRDVPEPDAVNVMLDPGLAFGTGTHPTTALCLTWLDSLDLTDKVVVDFGCGSGILSLAALKLGAKKVIGIDIDPQALQASLANAQRNGVEDRLELFLPKDQPTLKADVVVANILAGPLRELAPVIMGYVAKDGLVALSGILEEQGNELQGIYGQWCTMDPIKVQEDWVRLSGVNNK
- the dusB gene encoding tRNA dihydrouridine synthase DusB, which produces MNIGSYQLNNNVILAPMAGITDQPFRQLCCQLGAGMAVSEMMSSNPKVWNSGKSKLRLEHSDEAGIRSVQIAGSDPDEMAFAAKVNAEHGAQIIDINMGCPAKKVNKKLAGSALLKAPEQVEQIVKSVVAAVEIPVTLKIRTGWCENTRNGVEIAKIAEANGIQALAVHGRTRCDFYKGNAEYDTIKAIKSAVNIPVIANGDVNSPEKAKQVLDYTNADAIMIGRAAQGRPWIFREINHFLNTGEHLAPPAVAEIRAILMAHVQELHKFYGEFMGVRIARKHVSWYMQTLDQGKQFRSIFNGLEQPLEQLESLNIFFDNLT
- the fis gene encoding DNA-binding transcriptional regulator Fis, producing the protein MFEQNITSPFVIGDLQTQTKASPLRTQAKVAIKNYLSQLNGNDVDDMYDLVLSEIEAPMLEEVMQYTRGNQTRAANLLGINRGTLRKKLKKYGMN
- a CDS encoding RNA recognition motif domain-containing protein, whose translation is MKSPLILTSAFIASALTVVGYLVSDQIAQVNANSISIGLFIGAILSPMIIKLMSGKDSGSGDVKTLYVGNLPYRANESAVRSLFSEYGLVHSVRLMKDKQTGKRRGFGFVEIAASDASNAINSLNDTEFQQRTLKVREAKERPEPNQE
- the purD gene encoding phosphoribosylamine--glycine ligase; the encoded protein is MNVLVIGSGGREHALAWKAAQSSSVNKVFVAPGNAGTATESKLENIAVSSDDTQGLIAFAKEHNVALTIVGPEQPLVDGVVDAFQAQGLAIFGPSAKAAQLEGSKSFTKDFLARNNIPSGSYENFTEIEPAIAYVRQQGAPIVVKADGLAAGKGVIVAMTLQEAEDAIKDMLAGNAFGDAGHRVVIEEFLEGEEASFIVMVDGKNVLAMATSQDHKRAYNNDEGPNTGGMGAYSPAPVVTAEIHQRIMNEVILPTVEGMANEDAPYTGFLYAGLMIAADGTPNVIEYNCRFGDPETQPIMMRLQSDLVELCLLACNGELDKATIDFDPRAAVGVVLAAGGYPGSYGKGEVISGLEINTLTDRKTFHAGTAESDGNIVTSGGRVLCATALGETVTSAQQAAYELLNQISWKDVQFRTDIAYRAIARES
- a CDS encoding siroheme synthase, which translates into the protein MDYFPVFLDAKKLNTVVIGGGNVAARKIELLLKTPASITIVSPIIKAPVAKLIQQHDIKYIAETYNERHLSNKQLVIAATNLRDINKQIAKHATAKGMLLNVVDDPELCNYITPAIIDRSPMIVALSSSGSAPILLQMLKRKIETNLPANYGKLAEFCGKYRLLVQQKIQSFAERKKFWQQTLEGEIAQLIINNEDEKAEQLFQTSFTQEQPSQASKLSIIVIHDQNPDNLTLRAYQRLQSADTVMLAEDIASTFFDFGRRDADKQQGYDANLIKDQLAQNKNIALVVNIEMAEIQQQWPNSSLIVCGK
- a CDS encoding class I SAM-dependent methyltransferase; amino-acid sequence: MKSLLTTAILATSLLAATTANAHAPTQLEQAIAGEHRSDKNKARDMYRHPEETLVFFGFKSTMTVVEIAPGGGWYTEILAPALKGTGKLYGAHYPDTGEDNYYSKSRRKLEAKLATNEVFSEVELTNFTPRVASDIAPAGSADMVLTFRNLHNWKVDGVKQIFADSFKALKPGGVLGVVEHRMPTSQSLEKNGKSGYFPQQLTVDLAKAAGFELAASSEINANPKDTADHAKGVWTLPPVLRLGEQDKAKYLAIGESDRMTLKFVKPAK